A single genomic interval of Bradyrhizobium sp. CCBAU 53338 harbors:
- a CDS encoding GntR family transcriptional regulator, with translation MKTGDRLIEQKLADALGLSRAPIRLGLKALEEAGFARGELHRGFVLTRDPTSVAAQSTLAAVSRAEEAYATIATDVVAKRLPADVTEAELLRRYDLTRTELQRLLDRIAAEGWIARSPGYGWRFAETVSSPEAQTQVMAFRAVIEPAAIAQPGYALAPEVIERLRERQLRIFDGELEKFTIGEVFQWGCDFHEEIARGAKNPFFVESLKRVNSIRRLFAYRSFADRDGMRRHVKEHLRLLDVLEARRYADASALMMRHIRRPLKVYVFR, from the coding sequence ATGAAGACCGGCGATCGCCTCATCGAGCAAAAGCTTGCCGATGCGCTTGGCCTGTCGCGCGCGCCAATTCGCCTAGGCTTAAAGGCTCTAGAAGAGGCGGGGTTCGCGCGCGGTGAATTGCACCGCGGCTTTGTCTTGACAAGAGACCCTACGAGCGTAGCCGCACAATCCACACTGGCGGCGGTAAGCCGCGCGGAAGAGGCCTACGCGACGATTGCAACGGACGTGGTCGCAAAGCGCCTTCCCGCCGATGTCACGGAAGCCGAATTGCTGCGCCGTTACGATCTAACACGCACCGAATTACAACGACTGCTGGATCGGATCGCAGCGGAAGGGTGGATCGCGCGCTCACCGGGCTACGGGTGGCGTTTTGCTGAAACTGTATCAAGTCCCGAAGCGCAGACACAAGTTATGGCGTTCCGCGCGGTGATCGAACCAGCAGCAATTGCTCAACCTGGTTACGCTCTGGCGCCAGAGGTCATCGAGCGACTTCGCGAGCGCCAGCTGCGCATTTTTGATGGCGAGCTGGAAAAATTCACGATAGGTGAAGTGTTTCAATGGGGATGTGATTTCCATGAGGAGATCGCGCGCGGTGCCAAGAATCCCTTCTTCGTCGAGTCACTTAAGCGCGTAAATTCGATTCGTCGCTTGTTTGCATACCGAAGCTTCGCTGATCGCGACGGCATGCGCCGGCACGTGAAGGAACACCTGAGGCTGCTCGACGTCCTGGAGGCCCGCCGGTATGCTGATGCATCGGCTCTGATGATGCGTCATATTCGACGCCCGCTTAAGGTGTACGTCTTCAGATAG
- a CDS encoding amino acid aminotransferase, whose protein sequence is MFQALPDLPADAVLALAEACRNDPRRDKIDLSVGVYRNDNGVTPVLSAVKAAEHLLVEGQDTKSYVSPLGDTKFVSLIRELAIGNIEVDRLGGVQTPGGGGAVRLACEVIKLAAPFSRIFVGLPTWGNHIPIFEAVGLEIGTYTYYDVISQTLRFDEMLSSLKSARRGDIVLLHATCHNPSGTDLSLDQWRAIAQLVEERGLIPLIDFAYQGFGDGLEQDREGLEIVLSSVSEAFVAYSCSKNFGLYRERTGALFVYGTNPVSVGRTVQAMAALARVNWSMPPDHGAAVVGTILSNTALRQDWLRELTTMRERILKIRAAVGRGMPEFSQLGAQKGMFSTLPLHSATIDRLRKDDAIYIVGNGRINLAGLTTDDVPRFVDSVRRAV, encoded by the coding sequence ATGTTTCAAGCCCTGCCTGATCTGCCGGCCGACGCCGTGTTGGCGTTAGCCGAGGCATGCCGCAACGATCCTCGGCGGGACAAGATCGACCTGAGTGTGGGGGTCTATCGAAACGATAACGGCGTTACGCCCGTCCTGTCCGCGGTGAAGGCCGCCGAACATCTCTTGGTCGAGGGACAGGACACCAAATCATACGTAAGCCCACTCGGTGACACAAAGTTCGTCAGCCTTATCCGCGAGCTCGCGATCGGAAACATCGAGGTGGATCGACTAGGTGGCGTTCAGACACCTGGCGGCGGCGGTGCGGTCCGGTTAGCTTGCGAGGTCATAAAGCTGGCGGCACCCTTTAGCCGGATATTTGTGGGCCTGCCGACATGGGGCAACCACATTCCAATCTTTGAGGCCGTGGGATTGGAAATAGGTACGTACACCTATTACGACGTCATTTCTCAAACGCTTCGCTTCGACGAAATGCTCTCATCGCTCAAGAGCGCAAGGAGAGGGGATATCGTGCTGCTTCACGCGACTTGCCACAATCCATCGGGCACGGATCTTAGCCTTGATCAATGGCGGGCGATCGCGCAACTTGTGGAGGAGAGAGGCCTCATTCCTCTCATCGACTTTGCCTATCAGGGATTCGGTGATGGTTTAGAGCAGGATAGAGAAGGACTAGAAATAGTGCTGTCCAGCGTGAGCGAAGCGTTCGTCGCTTATTCTTGTAGCAAAAACTTCGGACTGTATCGGGAGCGGACCGGAGCGCTCTTCGTCTATGGCACGAACCCGGTCTCAGTAGGGCGGACTGTTCAAGCCATGGCTGCCCTAGCGAGAGTTAACTGGTCCATGCCGCCCGACCATGGTGCTGCGGTCGTCGGCACTATCCTGTCGAACACCGCCCTTCGTCAGGATTGGCTTCGCGAGCTCACGACGATGCGGGAAAGAATTTTAAAAATTCGTGCGGCCGTCGGACGGGGTATGCCCGAATTTTCTCAGCTCGGGGCGCAAAAGGGAATGTTCTCCACCTTACCCTTGCATTCTGCCACGATCGACCGTCTCCGCAAGGATGATGCGATCTATATCGTTGGAAACGGCAGGATCAATCTGGCCGGCCTTACAACTGACGACGTGCCACGCTTTGTCGACAGTGTCCGGCGAGCAGTTTAA